The DNA region AGGCCTAAAACCGCTGATTTGTCCTGTGATTGTCAGCCTGCCGGGCAGCGTATTTTCAAGGCAAACCTTTATCAGTGCTGTTACTTGGCTGACGGTATAGACTTTGGCCTGCTCGCTCTGTTTTGGCTGTTCAGGCGGTTTGGGCTTCGGGTCTTTCGGCAAATCAAATAAACTGTCTTTCATATAGCAAGGATTATAAGTTTTATTAAAATTCATTCCATAAAAAAAGACTTCTATCCATCATAATATGATTTCTATCTGTAATTATGCAGATTCCAAAAGCATATACAATATTACTTATCAAACATTTCAGCGATTTTTGCCGCTAAAAAAATTTAATTTAAAAATTTCAACGCAGTGTTGACAAGCGGCTGCAATGTGACTAATATAATCCGGCAGTGTTAATATAAATTTAAGCAAAAAAATAATTATCGCTGCGGAAAAAATGTGAAAATATTAGCTGTTATACCCGCCCGTTACGAATCTACCAGATTTCCAGGGAAAGTTCTCGCTAAACAAACCGGCAAATACCTTATCCAGCATACGTGGGAACAGGTACGTAAAGTTAGCGTAATCGAAGATGTTATCATCGCAACCGACAGCGATATCGTGCAAAAGGCCTGCGGCGAATTCGGCGCAAAATGCGTAATGACTTCGGCGGCTCATCAGAGCGGAACCGATAGAATCGCTGAAGCTGTGTCGAAAATCGATGTCGATGTAATTATCAATGTTCAGGGAGACGAACCTGAAATCGAGCCGGCGAATGTCGAACTGCTGGCAAGGTTAATGATCGATAATGCCAAAACGAAAATGGCAACGCTTATCGCGAAATTCGACAGCAAAGAACAGGTCGAAAATCCGAATATCGTCAAAGTCGTCGTCGATAGAAGTCGAAACGCATTGTACTTCTCGCGTTCGGTTATTCCTTACTGCCGGAAAAATCCGCCTGTGGGAGATTTCAATGATTATTTCAGGCATTTGGGGATTTACGCTTATACAAAAGATTTCCTGCTGGCAATAACTAAACTGCCGATGGGCAGGCTTGAACAAATTGAACAACTTGAGCAGCTTCGTGTGCTCGAAAACGGATTTCAAATTCTGACCGGACTTGTATCGCATATCGCGCCGGGGATTGACACGCCGGAGCAATATGAAGAATTTATATATAGAATGAAAAACAAGGCATAATATGATAGATAAAACAGACAAAAATGAATTATTAGCAAGCATAAGTGATACATCTACGGACAGTGAATATTTTTCGCCAATACCCAAAGGATACGTCAAAGGCAAAACCAAATACGTCATCGTGATGGGAACAGTGATGAGCGGGCTTGGCAAAGGTATATTTTCATCCTGTCTGGCTAAACTGATGCAGGATAAAGGACTGAAAGTCGCCCCTGTCAAGCTGGAAGGCTATTTGAACATCGATTCGGGCACGCTGAATCCGTTTCGGCACGGCGAAGTTTTTGTGCTCGACGACGGAATGGAAACAGATATGGATCTGGGCACTTATGAGCGAATGCTCGACCAGAATTTGAGTAAAGAAAATTTTTCAACAAGCGGTCAGATTTACCGCTCGATTCT from Planctomycetaceae bacterium includes:
- the kdsB gene encoding 3-deoxy-manno-octulosonate cytidylyltransferase, which codes for MKILAVIPARYESTRFPGKVLAKQTGKYLIQHTWEQVRKVSVIEDVIIATDSDIVQKACGEFGAKCVMTSAAHQSGTDRIAEAVSKIDVDVIINVQGDEPEIEPANVELLARLMIDNAKTKMATLIAKFDSKEQVENPNIVKVVVDRSRNALYFSRSVIPYCRKNPPVGDFNDYFRHLGIYAYTKDFLLAITKLPMGRLEQIEQLEQLRVLENGFQILTGLVSHIAPGIDTPEQYEEFIYRMKNKA